The proteins below come from a single Anaerolineales bacterium genomic window:
- a CDS encoding NAD(P)-dependent oxidoreductase, with translation MAKVGFIGLGLMGAPMAANVVRSGHALTVYNRTAGKARALAALGAQVASTPADVARASEVVITMLTDVEGVRAVLDGPQGLLVGGRPGSVLIDMSTISPEQAKSNAGRIAADGWNMLDAPVFGSTGPAKDGTLGIMVGGDRQLFERYKDLLGCMGKHLFYMGPQGAGATTKLAFNLLVGAQLASLAESMALAAKGGIDVRTMGDVILASGVVSNLLQRKVGNITAGNFTPAFPLKHMKKDLGLMIEMGHASGTPLPVTAAVHQLFSTAQSRGHGEEDAIAIYCLLAELSGLGTSAPREEGVA, from the coding sequence ATGGCCAAAGTAGGGTTTATCGGATTGGGGTTGATGGGTGCGCCGATGGCAGCCAACGTCGTCCGCAGCGGGCACGCGCTGACGGTGTACAACCGAACCGCCGGCAAAGCCCGAGCGCTGGCGGCTCTAGGGGCGCAGGTCGCCTCCACGCCGGCCGACGTGGCGCGGGCCAGCGAGGTGGTGATCACCATGCTGACCGACGTCGAAGGCGTGCGGGCCGTGCTCGACGGACCGCAGGGGCTACTGGTCGGCGGCCGGCCGGGCAGCGTCCTGATTGACATGAGCACGATTTCGCCCGAACAGGCGAAAAGCAACGCCGGGCGCATTGCGGCCGACGGTTGGAACATGCTCGACGCCCCGGTCTTCGGCAGCACCGGTCCGGCGAAAGACGGCACGCTGGGGATCATGGTCGGCGGCGATCGCCAGCTATTCGAGCGTTACAAGGACCTGCTGGGCTGCATGGGTAAGCACCTGTTCTACATGGGGCCACAGGGCGCCGGCGCCACGACCAAGCTGGCCTTCAATCTGCTGGTCGGGGCGCAGCTGGCCTCGCTGGCCGAGTCGATGGCGCTGGCCGCCAAGGGCGGGATCGACGTCAGGACGATGGGCGACGTGATCCTGGCCAGCGGCGTGGTCTCGAACCTGCTCCAGCGCAAGGTGGGCAACATCACCGCCGGCAATTTCACCCCGGCCTTCCCGCTCAAGCACATGAAGAAGGACCTGGGGCTGATGATCGAGATGGGGCATGCCAGCGGCACCCCGCTGCCCGTGACCGCCGCCGTGCACCAGCTGTTCAGCACCGCCCAGTCCCGCGGCCACGGTGAGGAAGACGCGATTGCGATCTACTGCCTGTTGGCAGAGCTTTCCGGCTTGGGGACTTCGGCTCCTCGAGAGGAGGGAGTAGCGTGA
- a CDS encoding FAD binding domain-containing protein has product MQYFAPTTLKEALQLKGKHGSSLKVLAGGTDLVRDMNIEFKIPDSVLWVGKLRLEYIRLQDGQIHIGAATRMQTAGSSRLLQEKATALAQAAAKMASPPVRSLATLGGNLCTASPAGDTVCAMLGLGASVVLASSRGKRVVPLAEFFLGPNKTVIQPGEILTEILITPTGRNEGSAYAKIGRRAALT; this is encoded by the coding sequence ATGCAGTACTTCGCCCCCACCACGCTGAAGGAAGCCCTTCAGCTGAAAGGGAAACACGGCTCGAGCCTCAAAGTGCTGGCCGGCGGCACGGACCTGGTGCGGGACATGAACATCGAGTTCAAGATCCCGGACAGCGTGCTGTGGGTCGGCAAGCTGAGGCTGGAGTACATCCGGCTGCAGGACGGCCAGATCCATATCGGCGCTGCCACTCGCATGCAGACGGCTGGCTCGTCCAGGCTGCTGCAGGAGAAGGCCACGGCGCTGGCGCAGGCGGCGGCCAAGATGGCCAGCCCGCCGGTGCGCTCGCTGGCGACGCTGGGTGGCAACCTGTGCACGGCCTCGCCGGCCGGGGACACGGTGTGCGCCATGCTCGGCCTGGGAGCGTCGGTGGTGTTGGCCTCCAGCCGGGGCAAGCGGGTCGTGCCGCTGGCGGAGTTCTTCCTCGGGCCGAACAAGACCGTGATCCAGCCGGGCGAGATCCTGACGGAGATCTTGATCACCCCCACCGGCAGGAATGAGGGCTCGGCCTACGCCAAGATCGGCCGCCGCGCCGCCCTGAC